DNA sequence from the Sphingobacteriales bacterium genome:
GGTATGGAATTTACACTCAGTATCATCAATGTGGCGGTTGCCTTTGGTATTTCATTTTTGCTTGGTATTTTATCCGGTATCATACCGGCTTACCTGGCTGCCACCATGGATCCGGTGGAGGCGATTCGCAGTAAATAATCGTCAAGTCAACATATACGTAATCTTAACTGGGATAGTAGTAATGTTTGTTTCTGTTTTTATCGTATAAATTCCGACAGAAAAAGAGTATGAGAAATCAAAATAAACCCAATAACAGCAATGGGAAACTTTAAATTTTATACCTCAATATGAAACCGTAAATTGTATCTTTATACAGAATATTTCTATCTAAAACTAGATAGTGTTATACCTGAATTCAGCTTTGAAGAATGAAACTAACCTATCAACATATTTCAGATGTCTTTCGTCACTATTTGAGTGATGCTTCAAATGAGTCTGACGCTCAGGATGAAATCGGCAAATTGTTACATGACTGCATAGCAACGAATACAAAACTTTGGAAACTGGAAGATGTGGCAAGAATGCACCATTTGGGTTACGAATCTGTTGCCAAGACAAAGATGGAAATTGACATCGTTAATCATAAAAGGAATGAAACAATAAACATACTTGATTCATTTCTTGACAAACATCTTTGTAATGTTCAGCTTGAATCCAGCTCAAAATTCTATTCAGAAAGTCCGGGAATGTTAATTGACAGGCTTGCTATTTTATTCATTAAACAGAATTTCATACGGCAATTGATTGATAAAATGGATGACAAGCTCCTAAGAATTGAATTTGCTGAAAAAGAACAGCTGTTAAATCAAAACATAACAGACCTAGGCTTGTTCTTAGACCAATACTTTGACAGAATCAGAAACGGTGAAACTTTCTTTAAGATTTACAAGCCGCTCAAGATATATAATGACCAAAGAATAATGAGATACATTAAATCAATGACCATAGATTGAATTGACTGAGATACTACATCCTCGATTCGATTGCCTGATGGAATTTCTGAACTATGCCAATTTCGCGAGTGCGTTCTTAACACGGGTGAAGGCTTCTTTTAAATTTTCTTCTGAAGCGGCATACGAAAAACGGATACATTCCGGTGCGCCGAAGCCGGTCCCGCTCACAGCAGCCACATGTCCTTCGTGCAGTAAGTATAACGCTAAGTCATCGGCATCCCTGATGGCCTCGCCATTAAAGTCTTTGCCGAAATAGGCGCTTAAATCCGGGAATACATAAAAGGCTCCGGTAGGCACATTGCATTTCACATTCGGAATGTCTTTCAGCATATCCAATACCAGGTCTCTTCTTTTTCTGAATGCTTCACGCATATCGTATGTTGGCTGCTGGTCGCCCAGCAAGGCTGTAATCGTCGCATGCTGTGCCACCGAGTTCGTACCGGAAGTGATCTGTCCCTGTAGCTTATCACAAGCTTTAGCAATAGAAGCAGGTGCTGCCATATATCCGATTCTCCATCCCGTCATCGCGTAGCCTTTTGCCTGTCCGTTCACGACGATTGTTCGGTCTTTCATGGAAGGGAATTCCGCAATGGAAACGTGTTTTCCGGTATAGTTGATATGCTCGTAAATTTCATCGGAAATAACATAGACATGCGGATGTCTTTCCAACACCTGAACAAAGCTTTCCAGTTCCTCTTTGGTATAAACAGAGCCGGTAGGGTTGCTTGGGGAAGAATAGACTAAGAATTTTGTTTTGGGGGTGATCGCAGCTTCCAGTTGTGCTGCTGTCATTTTGAAATCGGCGTCTACCGATGTCGGGATATATACCGGAACGGCATTGCACAATTTTACCTGTTCCGGATAAGACACCCAGAAAGGAGCGGGAATGATGACTTCATCGCCTTCGTTTAAGAAGGAAATGAAAATGTTGGCCAAGGATTGTTTGGCACCCGTGGAAACTACAATATTTTCCGGCTTGTACTCCAGTTGATTATCGCGTTTCAGTTTTTCACAGATGGCCTGTCTTAAATCCAGGTAACCGGAGATAGGAGAATAAGAATCGTATTTGCCGCTGTCGATAGCCTTTTTGGCGGCTTCCTTGATATGCTGGGGCGTGTTAAAGTCAGGTTCGCCCAATGACAAACTGATGACGTTTACGCCTTTGGCGGATAATTCTCTGCTGAGTTGAGCCATTTTGATGGTTGCGGATTCAGATACTCTGTTGAGTGTGTCGGAAGTTGGTAGCATATTGTCTGTTTTCTAAAAGCAAAAGTAGCCAAATGGAGGACAGAAATTATTGTACAATATGTTATGTTTAAATAAAGAGTTGATTTAAATTCGGTACATGATTGCTCAGTTTTCTGTTACATTGCCTGCTTATTCAAGAGGGTTCCACCTCATCACCCGGGAGGTATTGCATTCCATTCCTGCATTACCGAAAACGGGTATCCTGCATGTTTTTATTCAGCATACCTCTGCTGCACTGATCGTAAATGAAAATGCGGACAGCGATGTCAGAATGGATCTTGGCAACTGGATGAATCGGGCTGTAAAGGAGAATGAACCTTATTACAGCCATACGCTGGAAGGAGCCGATGATATGCCGGCGCATATTAAGTCATCGCTCATGGGGAGTTCCGTTTCCATTCCCATTACAAGTTATCGGCTGAACTTAGGAACATGGCAGGGAATTTATCTGTGTGAATTCAGAAACAACGGTGGGAGAAGAAATTTGATTGTGACAATATACGGGGAATAAAAAAAACGCCCTTATGGGTGTTTAGAATGCTGTTGTTTTATTTGATTCTTCCGGCTCTGCAGTAACGTTTTTCCCAGTAAGAGTCGCTTAAATCACTGATGGTTACTCCCTGTGAGGAGGAAGAATGGGTGAACTTTCCGTTTTGGAGGTAAATGCCGACATGTGAAATGCCACCGCCCTGAACATTGAAGAACACTAAATCACCTTCTCTCAATTCTTCCCTGTCTACATACTCAGTCAGGTCGGCTAATTGCCGGGATGTGGCATAGGAGTCGGTGCAGGTTGCCTCATTCATTAATTTGTACACGTAGTTGGAGCAATCAATTCCTTTGTCTCCTTTACCACCATAGCGATAAGGCGTGTACAACCATTTGAAAATGTTCGCATACATTCCCAGGTCTGTGGCTTTGTTGATATTGACACCTACTTTTTGGAAAAAATAGGAGAATGCATCCAAATCTATGTTTTTCTGATCACAGATTTTTTCGAGAATGGAACAGAATCCTCCGCTGGCATAACTGTTATTCGTTAACAGTGTAGTAACCAATAATAAGGAAAGTGCTGCTTTTTTCATTATTGTAAAAATAGAAAACTACCCTTAGGAATCCGAATATTTGCAATAATGTTGCAGGTTAAAAACTTGTTAAAAAAGCTCTAATTGATTATAATTTTATGATTTTCAATGATTTGATTTTTACTGACGATTTGCAGGCTGTAAAAGCCAGGGCTTAGGAAGGAGGTGTTTAGGGTGGTATGGTTGTTTAGAACCGGACTTTGAAAAACCATTTCACCCAATGTGTTGAAAATGCAGAAAGCAGCATGCTGATTATTCAGTTCCCGGTTCCATATGATATGCAGTAATCCTTGTACAGGGTTTGGATACAGGTATGCTTGGTTAACGGTATTTTCAGCGGTGTAGGATGTAACGGCATTTGTATAGTGTAAGGTATATTTTCCCATGGATAACCCCGGTAGTACAAGCGAGTCAAATTGAGTAAG
Encoded proteins:
- a CDS encoding DUF4254 domain-containing protein, yielding MKLTYQHISDVFRHYLSDASNESDAQDEIGKLLHDCIATNTKLWKLEDVARMHHLGYESVAKTKMEIDIVNHKRNETINILDSFLDKHLCNVQLESSSKFYSESPGMLIDRLAILFIKQNFIRQLIDKMDDKLLRIEFAEKEQLLNQNITDLGLFLDQYFDRIRNGETFFKIYKPLKIYNDQRIMRYIKSMTID
- a CDS encoding pyridoxal phosphate-dependent aminotransferase, whose protein sequence is MLPTSDTLNRVSESATIKMAQLSRELSAKGVNVISLSLGEPDFNTPQHIKEAAKKAIDSGKYDSYSPISGYLDLRQAICEKLKRDNQLEYKPENIVVSTGAKQSLANIFISFLNEGDEVIIPAPFWVSYPEQVKLCNAVPVYIPTSVDADFKMTAAQLEAAITPKTKFLVYSSPSNPTGSVYTKEELESFVQVLERHPHVYVISDEIYEHINYTGKHVSIAEFPSMKDRTIVVNGQAKGYAMTGWRIGYMAAPASIAKACDKLQGQITSGTNSVAQHATITALLGDQQPTYDMREAFRKRRDLVLDMLKDIPNVKCNVPTGAFYVFPDLSAYFGKDFNGEAIRDADDLALYLLHEGHVAAVSGTGFGAPECIRFSYAASEENLKEAFTRVKNALAKLA
- a CDS encoding YjbQ family protein; translated protein: MIAQFSVTLPAYSRGFHLITREVLHSIPALPKTGILHVFIQHTSAALIVNENADSDVRMDLGNWMNRAVKENEPYYSHTLEGADDMPAHIKSSLMGSSVSIPITSYRLNLGTWQGIYLCEFRNNGGRRNLIVTIYGE
- a CDS encoding C40 family peptidase, with the protein product MKKAALSLLLVTTLLTNNSYASGGFCSILEKICDQKNIDLDAFSYFFQKVGVNINKATDLGMYANIFKWLYTPYRYGGKGDKGIDCSNYVYKLMNEATCTDSYATSRQLADLTEYVDREELREGDLVFFNVQGGGISHVGIYLQNGKFTHSSSSQGVTISDLSDSYWEKRYCRAGRIK